The following are encoded together in the Oryzias melastigma strain HK-1 linkage group LG17, ASM292280v2, whole genome shotgun sequence genome:
- the LOC112144223 gene encoding putative glycerol kinase 5, with product MGSWKKNGFRGERFILSVDVGTTSVRCHVYDKEAKIRGSCSEKVVPLFPEEGHVEIDPDALWKSFIQVVRGAVTDAGIQMQQVEALGMSTQRATFTTWNRKSGVPFHNFISWQDQRAADLVKSWNASCTMKVIHGLMKMLYFLTQQKRYLAASLIVFSPQHVTMRLLWILQHCTQVRQACEEGTCCFGTIDTWLLFKLTKGRVHATDYSNASSTGIFDSYQMCWSGFLCSLVSLPLSIFPTVQNTSHNFGSIDPSVFGVPIPIMSVMADQQAAMFGECCFNVGDVKITMGTGTFMDINTGSKPHTSVAGLYPLVGWKIGSEVVYLAEGNAADTGTAIRWAQELELFSDVSQTSSMAYSVPDSDGVCFVPSFSGLQAPLNDPKACASLMGLKPSSTKSHLIRAILESVAFRNKQLYETMLRETNIPITNIRVDGGVSSNDFVMQLTADLCGRKLVRLQHREMSCLGAALVAGLGTGFWRTREELRKLQSTDEVFLPRGAATGGPCEEYAPILRRWERALQRSMNWYKP from the exons ATGGGCAGCTGGAAGAAGAACGGCTTCAGGGGCGAACGCTTCATCCTGTCAGTGGACGTTGGAACAACTTCCGTCAGATGTCACGTTTACGACAAGGAAGCGAAGATCCGCGGGTCCTGCTCGGAGAAG GTTGTCCCTCTGTTTCCAGAGGAAGGACACGTGGAGATCGACCCAGATGCTCTGTGGAAAAGTTTCATCCAAGTGGTCAGAGGAGCCGTGACAG ATGCAGGGATTCAGATGCAGCAGGTTGAAGCTCTGGGCATGTCCACTCAGAGAGCGACCTTCACCACCTGGAACAG GAAATCAGGGGTTCCTTTTCATAATTTTATCAGCTGGCAGGACCAAAGAGCTGCAGACCTGGTGAAGTCCTGGAATGCATCCTGCACCATGAAA GTCATCCATGGTTTGATGAAGATGCTGTATTTCCTGACTCAGCAGAAACGCTACCTGGCGGCGAGTCTGATCGTGTTTTCCCCTCAGCACGTCACCATGCGGTTGCTCTGGATTCTGCAGCACTGCACACAG GTGCGTCAAGCATGTGAGGAAGGCACCTGCTGCTTTGGAACCATAGACACCTGGCTGCTCTTCAAACTCACTAAAG GCCGGGTCCATGCCACTGATTACTCCAACGCCAGCTCCACGGGGATTTTTGACTCCTACCAG ATGTGTTGGAGTGGTTTTCTCTGCTCTCTCGTGTCGCTGCCGCTCTCCATTTTCCCCACAGTACAAAACACCAG CCATAACTTCGGCTCCATCGACCCGTCTGTCTTCGGAGTGCCCATCCCCATCATGTCTGTG ATGGCGGACCAGCAGGCGGCCATGTTTGGAGAGTGCTGCTTCAACGTTGGGGATGTCAAGATCACCATGGGAACAGGGACCTTCATGGACATCAACACAGGCAGCAAGCCCCATACCTCAGTGGCAG GTCTGTACCCTCTTGTGGGGTGGAAGATTGGCTCCGAGGTGGTGTACCTGGCGGAGGGGAACGCAGCAGACACAGGCACGGCCATCCGATGGGCGCAGGAGCTGG AGCTCTTCTCAGATGTCAGTCAGACCAGCTCCATGGCTTACAGCGTGCCCGACTCAGATGGGGTGTGCTTCGTCCCGTCTTTCAGCGGCCTGCAG GCTCCTCTGAATGATCCCAAAGCGTGCGCTTCCTTGATGGGCCTCAAACCTTCTTCCACCAAGAGCCATCTGATCCGGGCCATTCTGGAGTCGGTCGCCTTCAG aaacaagcAGCTGTATGAGACCATGCTGCGAGAGACGAACATCCCCATCACCAACATCAG GGTGGACGGCGGCGTTTCCTCCAATGACTTTGTCATGCAGCTAACTGCCGACCTGTGTGGTAGAAAGCTGGTCCGACTGCAGCACAGAGAGATGTCCTGTCTAGGAGCTGCTCTGGTGGCTGGACTCGGGACGG GCTTCTGGAGAACACGGGAGGAGCTGAGGAAGCTGCAGAGCACAGACGAGGTGTTCCTCCCACGAGGAGCAGCCACGGGGGGGCCATGTGAGGAGTACGCCCCCATCCTGCGGCGCTGGGAGAGGGCTCTGCAGCGCTCCATGAACTGGTACAAGCCCTGA
- the LOC112144431 gene encoding sodium/potassium-transporting ATPase subunit beta-3 yields the protein MANTEDKAPNKENVSSWKDSIYNPRTGELMGRTASSWALILLFYLVFYCFLAGLFALTMWVLLFTLDDYVPRYRDRVPTPGLVIRPNSLDISFNKSDPQKYAQYVQHLEKFLERYNDSAQSKNEECVSGSFYLQDGPKEMARKACPFKRASLSFCSGLSDTNYGYHEGKPCVILKMNRIIGLKPEGEPIINCTVKKDNPIQMSYSPNNGNIDKMFFPYYGKKAHENYLQPLVAVKLLITKEDYNKELTVECRIDGTNLRNNDERDKFLGRVTFRVKVVE from the exons ATGGCGAACACCGAGGATAAAGCGCCCAACAAGGAGAACGTGTCCAGCTGGAAGGACTCCATCTACAACCCGCGGACCGGGGAGCTGATGGGGCGCACGGCCAGCAGCTGGG CGCTCATCCTGCTCTTCTACCTGGTGTTCTACTGTTTCTTGGCTGGCTTGTTCGCCCTGACCATGTGGGTCCTGCTGTTCACGCTGGATGATTACGTGCCCAGATACAGAGACCGCGTTCCCACCCCAG GACTGGTGATTCGCCCAAACTCCCTGGACATCTCATTCAACAAATCGGACCCGCAGAAGTACGCACAGTACGTCCAGCACCTGGAGAAGTTCCTTGAGA GGTACAACGACTCGGCGCAGAGTAAGAACGAGGAGTGCGTTTCCGGATCGTTCTACCTGCAGGACGGTCCTAAAGAGATGGCCAGGAAGGCGTGTCCCTTCAAGAGGGCGTCGCTGAGCTTCTGCTCCGGTCTGTCCGACACCAACTATGGATACCATGAAGGAAAGCCCTGTGTGATCCTGAAAATGAACAGG ATCATCGGCCTGAAGCCGGAGGGAGAGCCTATCATCAACTGCACagtcaaa aaaGACAACCCAATCCAGATGTCCTACTCCCCCAACAACGGCAACATCGATAAGATGTTCTTCCCGTACTATGGCAAGAAGGCCCAT GAGAATTACCTGCAGCCTCTGGTGGCTGTAAAGCTGCTGATTACCAAGGAAGACTACAACAAGGAGCTGACCGTGGAGTGCCGGATCGACGGCACCAACCTCCGCAACAACGATGAGAGGGATAAGTTCCTGGGTCGCGTGACCTTCAGGGTCAAAGTGGTGGAGTAG